One segment of Solanum lycopersicum chromosome 1, SLM_r2.1 DNA contains the following:
- the LOC101266467 gene encoding DNA polymerase zeta catalytic subunit isoform X2 yields MADSQADSKFFSVRIVSIDYYMTAPLPGFDICYSSFQGGRVNEVPVIRVYGATPGGQKTCLHLHGALPYFYVPCSELFLQSDEKGSECTNALALALEKVLKLKGNAGSKRQHVHGCSLVRARKFYGYHSSEELFLKIYLYHPQDVSRAANLLLGGAVLDKSLQPHESHIPFLLQFLVDYNLYGMGHLHVSKMKFRNPTPDTFSPRKANCVDRRRPSDMSTSTTAEFQVDLDGESCFNMPIWISSTIPDNWIWKLSSQADPSTDPDIPNIKRQSISELEGDASVDAIMNQQLISYMSLSQTCSQEKMVQSLIPIWEEEFARNGVHEVGLPPDPGKPLRDDVLRTLSHWIGYEEILMGLSNDVKVSSDMLQSVNLSMNDGNIANIGHCGSLNSIREPSRCPEEGLFQGHVLEKRVGTDACPKQLLADQLEATVSMVASQDVKASDQDALRLLNWLASSQAAEDINSDDDLARETILSPLMPATTIDTALEKANVAYENESQQECEDILDSVHDCYFEELDRKTSQSISNDHSCRSSTSTMIPQLDGSNDDPSPISFVNESSETPKRTRTSSQADSWNKATLATSNKHKKEKTGYCSLPIALGQNLNDSHLTPSIHICDERDGRGTFSHMNFNKYPNFLTRSSKESANCEVESGMIVECSTRDLMRLKRSYQAEPSEYGNQVKKVQLGAKGKEDSSFNSESIHDEKEKMPHDFLISRSAITDQPRECHERNPLALQLQVEPGDIKADKSNSPPHDKLPLLCSSMQENASTSQGTKDLSQLPDVENKRSAVYMGGCGCCSCENIDSCVICTKISDPDLCTSIVAPCSRFTSETEEKFPGCGKLLQTNVIGLSQSSASPSCSISTVVGVSADDLELKGMTFIKKPPKVEFTDEPRRNAQSACGTPSYHVNKKNKIRTCDQDRGLDECPPFFEGNCLVKEKISSANCGTSNYVPCQDNLLGVPVHYQNDGSYLYMLTPVYSPPRSESVRRWLSLDYVVSSKMDVVSAPPVYPSTKVCSDHIAESQDSQSTFCDQPLMYSGSEPNPNQLQANKKCQEKNGVQMNPVVPDARIKQDEEIILKCEPSMRGSQDLSQISGPDRKSRLTPLSQTGFRDPASIGCGQQLTILSLEVQAESRGDLRPDPRFDAVRIIVLVFQEDDDFGSDTHVLLHCNGESVQRNLDGVSECKVLTFIEERQVFFHIIKMINSFDPDIFMGWDIQGGSLGFLAERAAYLGIGLLNKISRTPSEGNIASRDSEGGKLSDILSEAVAADPMFHEDAAIIDDEWGRTHASGVHVGGRIVLNIWRLMRGEVKLNLYTLEAVAEAVLRRKFPYIPNKVLTNWFSSGPERARYRCIEYFLERTKLNLQIMNQLDVVNRTSELARIFGIDFFSVLSRGSQYRVESMFLRLAHAQNYVAISPGNQQVASQPAMECIPLVMEPKSGFYADPVVVLDFQSLYPSMIIAYNLCFCTCLGKVTSTNANILGVSSYSPDTNVMHNLKDEILLTPNGVMYMPPRVQKGVLPRLLEEILDTRIMVKTAMKKLAPGQQVLHRIFNARQLALKLIANVTYGYTAAGFSGRMPCAELADSIVQCARRTLESAISFVNTNHRWNAKVIYGDTDSMFVLLEGRSVEEAFRIGHEIASEVTAMNPNPVTLKMEKVKSYLVRQWKKIISGRVSLQDFVFAKEVRLGTYSAQASSLPPAAIVATKAMRVDPRAEPRYAERVPYVVVHGEPGARLADVVVDPLDVLSIDSPYRLNDIYYIKKQIIPALQRVFGLVRADLNQWFSDMPRPGREASGKRHRFTANAHRTRIDYYYLSKHCIICGELTQASSYVCQNCSSNEAIVAAALTGRTSVLERNIQHLAAICRHCGGGDWLIESGVKCTSLACSVFYERRKIQKELQSLSGVTTEAGFYPRCVVEWF; encoded by the exons atggcGGATTCTCAGGCCGATTCGAAATTCTTCAGTGTTCGAATTGTTTCAATTGACTATTACATGACCGCTCCACTTCCTGGTTTTGACATTTGTTACAGCAGTTTCCAAG GTGGGAGAGTTAATGAAGTCCCGGTGATCAGAGTGTACGGCGCCACTCCTGGTGGCCAGAAGACATGCTTGCACCTTCATGGA GCCCTGCCTTACTTCTATGTTCCATGCTCGGAGCTCTTCCTCCAATCTGATGAAAAAG GGAGCGAATGCACGAATGCTCTAGCTCTTGCTCTTGAGAAGGTGCTCAAG CTTAAAGGCAATGCTGGTTCCAAACGTCAACATGTCCATGGCTGCAGCCTTGTACGAGCAAGGAAGTTTTATGGTTATCATTCTTCAGAGGAACTGTTTTTGAAGATCTATCT CTATCATCCACAAGACGTTTCACGTGCTGCCAATCTTCTTCTG GGAGGCGCAGTACTGGATAAGTCATTACAGCCCCACGAATCTCATATTCCTTTCCTTCTTCAATTTCTG GTTGACTATAATTTGTATGGGATGGGCCATCTACATGTATCTAAGATGAAGTTCCGCAATCCAACTCCAGATACTTTCTCCCCAAGGAAAGCCAACTGCGTTGACAGAAGAAGGCCTTCTGATATGTCCACTTCCACTACTGCAGAGTTTCAG GTTGATTTAGATGGTGAGTCTTGTTTCAATATGCCAATTTGGATATCTTCTACAATTCCGGACAATTGGATCTGGAAATTATCTAGTCAGGCTGATCCTTCAACAGACCCAGATATTCCTAACATTAAGCGACAAAGTATCTCTGAACTTGAAGGAGATGCTAGTGTTGATG CAATTATGAATCAGCAGTTGATATCCTATATGTCGCTTTCACAAACCTGTTCCCAAGAGAAAATGGTTCAGTCACTAATACCGATTTGGGAG GAGGAATTTGCGAGGAATGGGGTGCATGAAGTGGGCTTGCCTCCTGATCCTGGTAAACCACTTCGAGATGATGTCTTGAGAACACTTTCACATTGGATTGGATATGAAGAGATCCTAATGGGATTAAGCAATGATGTGAAGGTTTCTTCTGATATGCTGCAGTCAGTCAACTTATCAATGAATGATGGGAACATTGCCAATATTGGACATTGTGGCTCTTTAAATAGTATACGAGAACCGTCCAGATGCCCAGAAGAAGGATTATTTCAAGGTCATGTTTTGGAAAAAAGGGTGGGAACTGATGCATGTCCCAAACAATTGTTAGCTGATCAATTGGAAGCAACTGTTTCCATGGTAGCCTCACAAGATGTGAAG GCTTCAGATCAGGACGCTTTAAGACTTCTAAACTGGCTTGCATCTTCTCAAGCTGCAGAGGACATAAACTCTGATGATGACCTTGCTCGGGAAACCATTTTGAGCCCTTTAATGCCAGCAACAACTATTGATACGGCGTTGGAGAAGGCAAATGTAGCCTATGAGAATGAATCTCAGCAAGAGTGTGAGGACATTCTTGATTCTGTTCACGATTGTTATTTTGAAGAATTAGACAGAAAGACTTCTCAGTCCATCAGCAACGATCATTCATGCAGAAGTTCAACGAGTACGATGATTCCTCAGCTGGATGGCTCCAATGATGATCCAAGCCCCATTTCTTTTGTTAATGAGTCATCTGAAACACCAAAAAGAACTAGGACATCTTCCCAAGCAGATTCTTGGAATAAGGCTACTTTAGCTACTAGCAATAaacacaaaaaggaaaaaacaggATATTGCTCTTTACCAATTGCTTTGGGTCAGAATTTGAATGATTCACATCTCACACCTAGCATTCACATTTGTGACGAAAGAGATGGCAGAGGAACTTTTTCTCACATGAATTTTAACAAATACCCTAATTTTCTAACGAGAAGTTCGAAAGAATCTGCTAATTGTGAAGTGGAATCTGGTATGATAGTTGAATGCTCTACACGTGATTTGATGAGGCTCAAAAGATCTTATCAGGCTGAGCCTTCTGAATATGGAAATCAGGTAAAAAAGGTACAACTTGGTGCAAAAGGAAAAGAGGATTCTTCTTTTAATTCAGAATCCATTCATGATGAGAAAGAGAAAATGCCTCATGATTTCTTGATATCTCGATCAGCGATCACGGATCAGCCTAGAGAATGTCATGAAAGGAACCCTCTTGCACTTCAGTTGCAGGTTGAGCCTGGTGACATCAAAGCTGACAAATCAAATAGTCCTCCTCATGATAAGTTGCCACTTCTATGTAGCTCTATGCAGGAAAATGCATCAACATCACAAGGGACTAAAGATCTATCCCAGCTTCCTGATGTTGAGAATAAAAGATCTGCCGTTTACATGGGAGGCTGTGGATGCTGTAGTTGCGAAAATATTGACAGCTGTGTGATATGTACAAAAATTTCAGATCCTGATCTTTGTACTTCTATAGTTGCTCCATGTTCTCGGTTCACATCTGAAACTGAAGAAAAATTTCCTGGTTGTGGGAAATTGCTGCAAACGAATGTTATAGGTTTAAGTCAATCTTCTGCTTCTCCTAGTTGTTCAATATCTACAGTAGTCGGTGTATCTGCTGATGATCTGGAACTTAAAGGCATGACCTTCATCAAGAAACCTCCTAAAGTGGAGTTCACAGATGAACCTAGACGCAATGCTCAGTCTGCATGTGGTACTCCTAGTTACCATgtcaacaagaaaaataaaataaggacaTGTGATCAGGATAGAGGTTTAGATGAATGTCCCCCTTTCTTTGAGGGGAATTGCCTTGTTAAAGAAAAGATTTCCAGTGCAAATTGTGGAACAAGCAACTATGTTCCTTGTCAAGACAATTTGTTGGGTGTACCTGTTCATTATCAAAATGATGGATCTTATTTATACATGTTGACTCCTGTATATTCACCACCACGAAGTGAAAGTGTTCGTCGATGGCTGTCACTTGATTATGTAGTTTCTTCTAAAATGGATGTGGTTTCAGCCCCACCAGTGTACCCATCAACAAAGGTTTGCTCTGATCATATAGCAGAATCACAGGATTCTCAATCCACTTTTTGTGATCAACCTTTGATGTATTCTGGTTCCGAACCAAATCCAAATCAGCTTCAAGCTAACAAAAAATGTCAGGAAAAGAATGGCGTACAAATGAATCCTGTTGTCCCTGATGCAAGAATAAAACAAgatgaagaaattattttgaaatgtgAACCATCAATGCGTGGATCTCAAGATCTCTCCCAGATATCTGGTCCTGATAGAAAATCAAGGCTAACTCCGTTAAGTCAAACTGGCTTTCGAGACCCGGCTAGTATTGGTTGTGGACAGCAGTTAACAATATTAAGCTTAGAGGTCCAAGCAGAATCAAGGGGTGATCTGAGACCTGATCCTCGGTTTGATGCCGTAAGAattattgttcttgtttttCAGGAAGATGATGATTTTGGATCTGATACTCATGTACTTTTGCATTGCAATGGTGAATCAGTTCAAAGAAACCTTGATGGAGTATCTGAATGTAAAGTTTTAACTTTCATTGAAGAGAGGCAAGTGTTTTTTCATATCATAAAGATGATTAATTCTTTTGACCCAGACATATTTATGGGCTGGGATATTCAAGGTGGTTCCCTTGGTTTTCTTGCTGAACGGGCTGCATACCTTGGCATTGGTTTGCTTAACAAAATATCTCGCACTCCATCTGAGGGCAATATAGCTTCTAGAGACTCTGAAGGAGGAAAACTAAGTGATATTTTATCTGAAGCTGTTGCTGCTGACCCAATGTTTCATGAAGATGCTGCTATAATAGATGATGAATGGGGCCGAACTCACGCCAGTGGCGTCCATGTAGGGGGTAGAATTGTCCTTAACATTTGGCGACTGATGCGTGGTGAAGTGAAGCTGAATTTGTACACACTTGAGGCCGTGGCTGAAGCAGTGCTGAGACGTAAATTTCCATATATTCCTAACAAGGTATTGACAAATTGGTTTTCAAGCGGTCCTGAACGTGCAAGATACAGATGTATAGAATACTTTTTAGAGAGGACAAAGCTGAACCTTCAAATCATGAATCAACTTGATGTGGTAAATCGAACATCAGAGCTTGCACGGATTTTCGGCATCGACTTCTTTTCAGTTCTTTCTCGGGGTTCACAGTACCGTGTTGAATCAATGTTTCTGAGGTTGGCTCACGCACAGAATTATGTTGCCATTTCTCCTGGAAACCAACAAGTTGCCTCTCAACCTGCCATGGAATGTATACCCCTTGTCATGGAACCAAAATCTGGATTTTATGCTGACCCCGTTGTCGTTTTAGATTTTCAGTCACTTTATCCATCAATGATAATTGCATATAACCTCTGTTTCTGTACTTGCCTTGGTAAAGTTACTTCTACGAATGCTAATATCCTCGGGGTTAGTTCATATTCACCTGATACAAATGTGATGCATAATTTAAAGGACGAAATATTGCTCACTCCAAATGGTGTTATGTATATGCCTCCCAGGGTCCAGAAGGGGGTATTACCTCGCTTGTTGGAAGAAATTTTGGATACTAGGATTATGGTTAAAACAGCAATGAAGAAATTGGCTCCTGGACAGCAAGTTCTTCACCGGATATTCAATGCTAGGCAACTTGCTTTGAAGCTCATAGCAAATGTGACCTATGGGTATACAGCAGCTGGATTTAGTGGGCGCATGCCCTGTGCTGAGCTCGCTGACAGTATTGTCCAGTGTGCCCGTAGAACATTGGAAAGTGCTATTTCATTTGTTAACACAAATCACAGGTGGAATGCTAAAGTTATTTATGGTGATACGGACAG TATGTTTGTACTCCTCGAAGGACGGTCTGTTGAAGAAGCTTTTCGAATTGGTCATGAAATTGCATCAGAAGTAACTGCAATGAACCCAAATCCAGTCACGTTAAAGATGGAAAAG GTAAAATCTTACCTGGTGCGTCAGTGGAAAAAGATTATATCAGGCAGAGTATCTCTTCAGGATTTTGTGTTCGCAAAAGAGGTACGATTAGGCACCTATTCTGCACAGGCTTCTTCACTTCCACCAGCAGCAATTGTTGCCACTAAAGCAATGAGAGTTGACCCGAGGGCAGAACCTCGGTATGCAGAGCGAGTGCCTTATGTTGTGGTTCACGGTGAACCGGGTGCCAGGCTGGCTGATGTCGTGGTAGATCCCTTGGATGTTCTTTCAATTGATTCGCCTTACAGGTTAAATGACATATATTACATCAAGAAACAGATAATCCCAGCTCTGCAACGAGTATTTGGGCTCGTTCGAGCTGACTTGAATCAATGGTTTTCAGATATGCCTCGTCCAGGGCGGGAGGCTTCTGGTAAACGTCACCGATTTACTGCAAATGCACACAGAACTAGGATTGATTATTACTATCTGTCAAAACATTGTATCATATGTGGAGAACTGACCCAGGCATCTAGTTACGTCTGTCAGAACTGCTCCAGCAATGAAGCTATAGTTGCTGCTGCTTTAACAGGAAGAACTTCAGTATTGGAAAGAAACATCCAACACCTTGCTGCT ATATGTCGGCACTGTGGAGGAGGAGATTGGCTCATAGAAAGTGGGGTGAAATGCACATCTCTCGCATGTTCTGTTTTCTACGAAAGGAGGAAAATCCAGAAAGAACTGCAATCTCTCTCTGGTGTTACTACAGAAGCAGGTTTTTATCCCAGGTGTGTAGTGGAATGGTTCTAA
- the LOC101266467 gene encoding DNA polymerase zeta catalytic subunit isoform X3 produces MVSLVSICQFGYLLQFRTIGSGNYLVRLILQQTQIFLTLSDKVSLNLKEMLVLMVAIMNQQLISYMSLSQTCSQEKMVQSLIPIWEEEFARNGVHEVGLPPDPGKPLRDDVLRTLSHWIGYEEILMGLSNDVKVSSDMLQSVNLSMNDGNIANIGHCGSLNSIREPSRCPEEGLFQGHVLEKRVGTDACPKQLLADQLEATVSMVASQDVKASDQDALRLLNWLASSQAAEDINSDDDLARETILSPLMPATTIDTALEKANVAYENESQQECEDILDSVHDCYFEELDRKTSQSISNDHSCRSSTSTMIPQLDGSNDDPSPISFVNESSETPKRTRTSSQADSWNKATLATSNKHKKEKTGYCSLPIALGQNLNDSHLTPSIHICDERDGRGTFSHMNFNKYPNFLTRSSKESANCEVESGMIVECSTRDLMRLKRSYQAEPSEYGNQVKKVQLGAKGKEDSSFNSESIHDEKEKMPHDFLISRSAITDQPRECHERNPLALQLQVEPGDIKADKSNSPPHDKLPLLCSSMQENASTSQGTKDLSQLPDVENKRSAVYMGGCGCCSCENIDSCVICTKISDPDLCTSIVAPCSRFTSETEEKFPGCGKLLQTNVIGLSQSSASPSCSISTVVGVSADDLELKGMTFIKKPPKVEFTDEPRRNAQSACGTPSYHVNKKNKIRTCDQDRGLDECPPFFEGNCLVKEKISSANCGTSNYVPCQDNLLGVPVHYQNDGSYLYMLTPVYSPPRSESVRRWLSLDYVVSSKMDVVSAPPVYPSTKVCSDHIAESQDSQSTFCDQPLMYSGSEPNPNQLQANKKCQEKNGVQMNPVVPDARIKQDEEIILKCEPSMRGSQDLSQISGPDRKSRLTPLSQTGFRDPASIGCGQQLTILSLEVQAESRGDLRPDPRFDAVRIIVLVFQEDDDFGSDTHVLLHCNGESVQRNLDGVSECKVLTFIEERQVFFHIIKMINSFDPDIFMGWDIQGGSLGFLAERAAYLGIGLLNKISRTPSEGNIASRDSEGGKLSDILSEAVAADPMFHEDAAIIDDEWGRTHASGVHVGGRIVLNIWRLMRGEVKLNLYTLEAVAEAVLRRKFPYIPNKVLTNWFSSGPERARYRCIEYFLERTKLNLQIMNQLDVVNRTSELARIFGIDFFSVLSRGSQYRVESMFLRLAHAQNYVAISPGNQQVASQPAMECIPLVMEPKSGFYADPVVVLDFQSLYPSMIIAYNLCFCTCLGKVTSTNANILGVSSYSPDTNVMHNLKDEILLTPNGVMYMPPRVQKGVLPRLLEEILDTRIMVKTAMKKLAPGQQVLHRIFNARQLALKLIANVTYGYTAAGFSGRMPCAELADSIVQCARRTLESAISFVNTNHRWNAKVIYGDTDSMFVLLEGRSVEEAFRIGHEIASEVTAMNPNPVTLKMEKVYHSCFLLTKKRYVGYSYENVGQSKPVFDAKGIETVRRDTCEAVSKIMERSLRVFFEYRDIEKVKSYLVRQWKKIISGRVSLQDFVFAKEVRLGTYSAQASSLPPAAIVATKAMRVDPRAEPRYAERVPYVVVHGEPGARLADVVVDPLDVLSIDSPYRLNDIYYIKKQIIPALQRVFGLVRADLNQWFSDMPRPGREASGKRHRFTANAHRTRIDYYYLSKHCIICGELTQASSYVCQNCSSNEAIVAAALTGRTSVLERNIQHLAAICRHCGGGDWLIESGVKCTSLACSVFYERRKIQKELQSLSGVTTEAGFYPRCVVEWF; encoded by the exons ATGGTGAGTCTTGTTTCAATATGCCAATTTGGATATCTTCTACAATTCCGGACAATTGGATCTGGAAATTATCTAGTCAGGCTGATCCTTCAACAGACCCAGATATTCCTAACATTAAGCGACAAAGTATCTCTGAACTTGAAGGAGATGCTAGTGTTGATGGTTG CAATTATGAATCAGCAGTTGATATCCTATATGTCGCTTTCACAAACCTGTTCCCAAGAGAAAATGGTTCAGTCACTAATACCGATTTGGGAG GAGGAATTTGCGAGGAATGGGGTGCATGAAGTGGGCTTGCCTCCTGATCCTGGTAAACCACTTCGAGATGATGTCTTGAGAACACTTTCACATTGGATTGGATATGAAGAGATCCTAATGGGATTAAGCAATGATGTGAAGGTTTCTTCTGATATGCTGCAGTCAGTCAACTTATCAATGAATGATGGGAACATTGCCAATATTGGACATTGTGGCTCTTTAAATAGTATACGAGAACCGTCCAGATGCCCAGAAGAAGGATTATTTCAAGGTCATGTTTTGGAAAAAAGGGTGGGAACTGATGCATGTCCCAAACAATTGTTAGCTGATCAATTGGAAGCAACTGTTTCCATGGTAGCCTCACAAGATGTGAAG GCTTCAGATCAGGACGCTTTAAGACTTCTAAACTGGCTTGCATCTTCTCAAGCTGCAGAGGACATAAACTCTGATGATGACCTTGCTCGGGAAACCATTTTGAGCCCTTTAATGCCAGCAACAACTATTGATACGGCGTTGGAGAAGGCAAATGTAGCCTATGAGAATGAATCTCAGCAAGAGTGTGAGGACATTCTTGATTCTGTTCACGATTGTTATTTTGAAGAATTAGACAGAAAGACTTCTCAGTCCATCAGCAACGATCATTCATGCAGAAGTTCAACGAGTACGATGATTCCTCAGCTGGATGGCTCCAATGATGATCCAAGCCCCATTTCTTTTGTTAATGAGTCATCTGAAACACCAAAAAGAACTAGGACATCTTCCCAAGCAGATTCTTGGAATAAGGCTACTTTAGCTACTAGCAATAaacacaaaaaggaaaaaacaggATATTGCTCTTTACCAATTGCTTTGGGTCAGAATTTGAATGATTCACATCTCACACCTAGCATTCACATTTGTGACGAAAGAGATGGCAGAGGAACTTTTTCTCACATGAATTTTAACAAATACCCTAATTTTCTAACGAGAAGTTCGAAAGAATCTGCTAATTGTGAAGTGGAATCTGGTATGATAGTTGAATGCTCTACACGTGATTTGATGAGGCTCAAAAGATCTTATCAGGCTGAGCCTTCTGAATATGGAAATCAGGTAAAAAAGGTACAACTTGGTGCAAAAGGAAAAGAGGATTCTTCTTTTAATTCAGAATCCATTCATGATGAGAAAGAGAAAATGCCTCATGATTTCTTGATATCTCGATCAGCGATCACGGATCAGCCTAGAGAATGTCATGAAAGGAACCCTCTTGCACTTCAGTTGCAGGTTGAGCCTGGTGACATCAAAGCTGACAAATCAAATAGTCCTCCTCATGATAAGTTGCCACTTCTATGTAGCTCTATGCAGGAAAATGCATCAACATCACAAGGGACTAAAGATCTATCCCAGCTTCCTGATGTTGAGAATAAAAGATCTGCCGTTTACATGGGAGGCTGTGGATGCTGTAGTTGCGAAAATATTGACAGCTGTGTGATATGTACAAAAATTTCAGATCCTGATCTTTGTACTTCTATAGTTGCTCCATGTTCTCGGTTCACATCTGAAACTGAAGAAAAATTTCCTGGTTGTGGGAAATTGCTGCAAACGAATGTTATAGGTTTAAGTCAATCTTCTGCTTCTCCTAGTTGTTCAATATCTACAGTAGTCGGTGTATCTGCTGATGATCTGGAACTTAAAGGCATGACCTTCATCAAGAAACCTCCTAAAGTGGAGTTCACAGATGAACCTAGACGCAATGCTCAGTCTGCATGTGGTACTCCTAGTTACCATgtcaacaagaaaaataaaataaggacaTGTGATCAGGATAGAGGTTTAGATGAATGTCCCCCTTTCTTTGAGGGGAATTGCCTTGTTAAAGAAAAGATTTCCAGTGCAAATTGTGGAACAAGCAACTATGTTCCTTGTCAAGACAATTTGTTGGGTGTACCTGTTCATTATCAAAATGATGGATCTTATTTATACATGTTGACTCCTGTATATTCACCACCACGAAGTGAAAGTGTTCGTCGATGGCTGTCACTTGATTATGTAGTTTCTTCTAAAATGGATGTGGTTTCAGCCCCACCAGTGTACCCATCAACAAAGGTTTGCTCTGATCATATAGCAGAATCACAGGATTCTCAATCCACTTTTTGTGATCAACCTTTGATGTATTCTGGTTCCGAACCAAATCCAAATCAGCTTCAAGCTAACAAAAAATGTCAGGAAAAGAATGGCGTACAAATGAATCCTGTTGTCCCTGATGCAAGAATAAAACAAgatgaagaaattattttgaaatgtgAACCATCAATGCGTGGATCTCAAGATCTCTCCCAGATATCTGGTCCTGATAGAAAATCAAGGCTAACTCCGTTAAGTCAAACTGGCTTTCGAGACCCGGCTAGTATTGGTTGTGGACAGCAGTTAACAATATTAAGCTTAGAGGTCCAAGCAGAATCAAGGGGTGATCTGAGACCTGATCCTCGGTTTGATGCCGTAAGAattattgttcttgtttttCAGGAAGATGATGATTTTGGATCTGATACTCATGTACTTTTGCATTGCAATGGTGAATCAGTTCAAAGAAACCTTGATGGAGTATCTGAATGTAAAGTTTTAACTTTCATTGAAGAGAGGCAAGTGTTTTTTCATATCATAAAGATGATTAATTCTTTTGACCCAGACATATTTATGGGCTGGGATATTCAAGGTGGTTCCCTTGGTTTTCTTGCTGAACGGGCTGCATACCTTGGCATTGGTTTGCTTAACAAAATATCTCGCACTCCATCTGAGGGCAATATAGCTTCTAGAGACTCTGAAGGAGGAAAACTAAGTGATATTTTATCTGAAGCTGTTGCTGCTGACCCAATGTTTCATGAAGATGCTGCTATAATAGATGATGAATGGGGCCGAACTCACGCCAGTGGCGTCCATGTAGGGGGTAGAATTGTCCTTAACATTTGGCGACTGATGCGTGGTGAAGTGAAGCTGAATTTGTACACACTTGAGGCCGTGGCTGAAGCAGTGCTGAGACGTAAATTTCCATATATTCCTAACAAGGTATTGACAAATTGGTTTTCAAGCGGTCCTGAACGTGCAAGATACAGATGTATAGAATACTTTTTAGAGAGGACAAAGCTGAACCTTCAAATCATGAATCAACTTGATGTGGTAAATCGAACATCAGAGCTTGCACGGATTTTCGGCATCGACTTCTTTTCAGTTCTTTCTCGGGGTTCACAGTACCGTGTTGAATCAATGTTTCTGAGGTTGGCTCACGCACAGAATTATGTTGCCATTTCTCCTGGAAACCAACAAGTTGCCTCTCAACCTGCCATGGAATGTATACCCCTTGTCATGGAACCAAAATCTGGATTTTATGCTGACCCCGTTGTCGTTTTAGATTTTCAGTCACTTTATCCATCAATGATAATTGCATATAACCTCTGTTTCTGTACTTGCCTTGGTAAAGTTACTTCTACGAATGCTAATATCCTCGGGGTTAGTTCATATTCACCTGATACAAATGTGATGCATAATTTAAAGGACGAAATATTGCTCACTCCAAATGGTGTTATGTATATGCCTCCCAGGGTCCAGAAGGGGGTATTACCTCGCTTGTTGGAAGAAATTTTGGATACTAGGATTATGGTTAAAACAGCAATGAAGAAATTGGCTCCTGGACAGCAAGTTCTTCACCGGATATTCAATGCTAGGCAACTTGCTTTGAAGCTCATAGCAAATGTGACCTATGGGTATACAGCAGCTGGATTTAGTGGGCGCATGCCCTGTGCTGAGCTCGCTGACAGTATTGTCCAGTGTGCCCGTAGAACATTGGAAAGTGCTATTTCATTTGTTAACACAAATCACAGGTGGAATGCTAAAGTTATTTATGGTGATACGGACAG TATGTTTGTACTCCTCGAAGGACGGTCTGTTGAAGAAGCTTTTCGAATTGGTCATGAAATTGCATCAGAAGTAACTGCAATGAACCCAAATCCAGTCACGTTAAAGATGGAAAAGGTTTACCATTCATGCTTCCTCCTTACTAAGAAACGATATGTTGGTTATAGTTACGAGAACGTTGGCCAAAGCAAACCAGTGTTTGATGCTAAAGGTATTGAGACAGTACGAAGAGATACATGTGAGGCTGTGTCCAAGATAATGGAGCGCTCTTTAAGAGTCTTTTTTGAATATAGGGATATTGAGAAG GTAAAATCTTACCTGGTGCGTCAGTGGAAAAAGATTATATCAGGCAGAGTATCTCTTCAGGATTTTGTGTTCGCAAAAGAGGTACGATTAGGCACCTATTCTGCACAGGCTTCTTCACTTCCACCAGCAGCAATTGTTGCCACTAAAGCAATGAGAGTTGACCCGAGGGCAGAACCTCGGTATGCAGAGCGAGTGCCTTATGTTGTGGTTCACGGTGAACCGGGTGCCAGGCTGGCTGATGTCGTGGTAGATCCCTTGGATGTTCTTTCAATTGATTCGCCTTACAGGTTAAATGACATATATTACATCAAGAAACAGATAATCCCAGCTCTGCAACGAGTATTTGGGCTCGTTCGAGCTGACTTGAATCAATGGTTTTCAGATATGCCTCGTCCAGGGCGGGAGGCTTCTGGTAAACGTCACCGATTTACTGCAAATGCACACAGAACTAGGATTGATTATTACTATCTGTCAAAACATTGTATCATATGTGGAGAACTGACCCAGGCATCTAGTTACGTCTGTCAGAACTGCTCCAGCAATGAAGCTATAGTTGCTGCTGCTTTAACAGGAAGAACTTCAGTATTGGAAAGAAACATCCAACACCTTGCTGCT ATATGTCGGCACTGTGGAGGAGGAGATTGGCTCATAGAAAGTGGGGTGAAATGCACATCTCTCGCATGTTCTGTTTTCTACGAAAGGAGGAAAATCCAGAAAGAACTGCAATCTCTCTCTGGTGTTACTACAGAAGCAGGTTTTTATCCCAGGTGTGTAGTGGAATGGTTCTAA